One window of the Paenibacillus beijingensis genome contains the following:
- a CDS encoding VOC family protein, whose amino-acid sequence MPNPVVHFEIIGKNGAELQNYYKDLFEWEIDTNNPMNYGLVDTKSGGINGGIGGSEHGAYVAVYVEVPDLQATLDKAVQLGGKILMPPTEVTDTVTIAMFSDPENNVVGLLKGNG is encoded by the coding sequence ATGCCGAATCCAGTTGTCCACTTTGAGATTATCGGGAAAAATGGCGCTGAGCTGCAAAATTATTACAAGGATTTGTTCGAATGGGAAATCGACACGAACAACCCGATGAATTACGGCTTGGTCGATACGAAGAGCGGCGGCATTAACGGCGGAATCGGCGGCTCGGAACACGGGGCTTATGTTGCGGTTTATGTCGAAGTTCCCGATCTGCAGGCGACTTTGGACAAGGCGGTTCAATTGGGCGGCAAAATTTTGATGCCTCCGACGGAAGTTACGGATACGGTGACAATCGCCATGTTCAGCGATCCGGAAAACAACGTGGTCGGTCTGCTAAAAGGCAACGGATAG
- a CDS encoding 4a-hydroxytetrahydrobiopterin dehydratase: MNREALLSNAELEEELKSLQGWKVEEGKRIVKSYLFPTFPDAVAFVNRVAETAEAMNHHPFISIDYRRVTLRLTTWNSGGLTQLDIDSAKAYDGWSINEKENVNENEKVKENE, from the coding sequence ATGAACCGGGAAGCATTATTGAGTAATGCCGAGCTGGAAGAGGAGCTGAAGAGCTTACAGGGATGGAAGGTGGAAGAGGGGAAGAGAATCGTCAAATCGTATCTGTTTCCGACGTTTCCGGACGCTGTCGCCTTCGTGAACCGGGTGGCGGAAACGGCGGAGGCGATGAACCATCATCCGTTCATCTCCATCGACTACCGGCGGGTCACACTTCGGCTGACGACATGGAATTCGGGCGGGCTGACGCAGCTGGACATCGATTCGGCCAAAGCTTACGATGGGTGGAGCATAAATGAGAAAGAGAATGTGAATGAGAATGAGAAAGTGAAAGAGAATGAGTAA
- a CDS encoding NAD(P)-dependent oxidoreductase, whose product MNEVTVIGLGPMGSALARALLQNGSRVTVWNRTSEKAEPLVREGAVFAPSVAVAVSASPIVIVCVANYEVSRSILGTEEVSTALAGRVLVELSTGSPQDARDSETRARELGADYLDGAILATPPQIGRADTPIFASGSEIAFRRSEPVLKIVAGNLMYMGESVGSASAWDLATLSTLFGAMFGFFHGSLILESEGHRVDSFGSLIADISPVLGQMIKHEGEVIQTGTYEKPQSSIKTCMGTAELWVKQAREARINSDFPTFTKEVFRKAINAGFENEELAAVMKVLRKGA is encoded by the coding sequence ATGAATGAAGTTACAGTTATCGGTTTGGGACCAATGGGTTCAGCGCTAGCTCGGGCGCTGCTTCAGAACGGATCTCGCGTCACGGTCTGGAACCGGACAAGCGAGAAAGCTGAACCGCTCGTTAGAGAAGGAGCTGTCTTTGCGCCCAGTGTTGCCGTCGCAGTGAGCGCAAGCCCCATCGTCATCGTCTGCGTCGCCAACTATGAAGTGTCACGCAGCATTCTAGGAACGGAAGAGGTCTCTACCGCCCTCGCAGGCCGGGTTTTGGTGGAGCTTAGCACCGGCAGCCCTCAAGATGCGCGAGACAGCGAGACTCGGGCGCGGGAACTGGGCGCTGATTATTTGGATGGCGCTATCTTGGCGACACCTCCCCAGATAGGGAGAGCTGACACCCCCATTTTCGCATCCGGATCAGAAATCGCGTTCCGGCGGAGTGAGCCGGTTCTAAAAATTGTTGCGGGGAATCTGATGTATATGGGTGAGTCGGTAGGTTCAGCATCTGCGTGGGATTTGGCTACGCTCTCAACCCTATTTGGTGCGATGTTTGGCTTCTTTCACGGCTCCCTCATTCTCGAATCAGAGGGCCATCGCGTAGATTCTTTCGGATCCTTGATTGCCGACATCTCACCGGTTCTCGGGCAGATGATCAAACACGAAGGTGAAGTCATTCAGACGGGAACGTACGAAAAACCTCAGAGCTCCATCAAGACCTGTATGGGAACCGCAGAATTGTGGGTCAAGCAAGCTCGCGAAGCCCGGATCAACTCCGATTTTCCAACATTCACCAAAGAAGTCTTCAGAAAAGCGATAAACGCAGGATTCGAAAACGAGGAACTCGCCGCAGTCATGAAAGTGCTGCGGAAGGGCGCCTGA
- a CDS encoding LysR family transcriptional regulator — MELSDLKVFLTITEEGNISRAAERLGYVQSNVTARIRKLEAELGIPLFHRHPKGVTLTEKGVTFSEYAHTILNLSAEAVKVVQETSFPSGPLVIGVVETVTCLNFMNALAEYQSRYPDVSLSIWTGNSPDLLVKVLNHQLDGAFVIGDLKSPNLVAENIQNEELKLITQQFGDEYPDLANTRWAVSPKGCPFRHILEEWLRSEGISLVNTIEISSLETLISCVRSGLAATLLPASVLTGEYAQFGANPIPEKYRYTQTNLIRRKDRYASKAFTAFSKMIRETLK; from the coding sequence TTGGAACTGTCCGATCTTAAAGTGTTTCTGACAATCACTGAGGAAGGGAATATCTCACGCGCAGCCGAACGGCTGGGTTATGTGCAGTCGAATGTAACCGCGCGGATCCGGAAGCTCGAAGCCGAGCTTGGGATTCCATTATTTCACAGGCATCCAAAGGGAGTTACTCTGACCGAAAAAGGAGTTACCTTTAGCGAATATGCGCATACCATTCTGAACTTATCTGCGGAAGCGGTGAAGGTGGTACAGGAGACATCTTTTCCAAGCGGCCCGCTGGTGATCGGGGTTGTGGAGACTGTAACTTGCCTTAATTTCATGAACGCTCTGGCTGAGTATCAAAGCCGGTATCCCGATGTTTCGCTTTCGATATGGACCGGCAATTCGCCGGACCTCCTTGTCAAGGTGCTTAATCATCAATTGGATGGCGCATTCGTCATTGGTGACCTGAAGTCGCCTAATTTGGTCGCCGAGAATATCCAGAACGAAGAATTAAAATTGATAACCCAACAATTTGGCGATGAATATCCGGATTTGGCAAACACGAGATGGGCGGTTTCCCCAAAAGGCTGTCCGTTCAGACATATATTGGAAGAGTGGTTGCGTAGCGAGGGGATTTCACTCGTCAATACGATTGAGATTAGCTCCTTGGAGACACTTATCAGCTGTGTGCGCTCTGGCCTTGCTGCCACTTTACTACCCGCATCCGTCTTAACCGGAGAGTATGCACAGTTTGGGGCCAACCCGATTCCCGAAAAATACAGGTACACCCAAACAAATCTTATTCGCCGTAAAGACCGGTATGCGAGTAAAGCGTTCACAGCATTCTCCAAAATGATTCGAGAGACATTGAAATAA
- a CDS encoding DUF1761 domain-containing protein gives MVNLSEVNYVAVLIATAATMILGFLWYSPVLFGNAWAKLRNLKMEEMSGGGAMTYVLTALTALGGAFVLALLLTIGEKTTLVSGLTVGLLIGVSISLKIGMNYLFENAKLPLYLITIGYHLVSYIAAGLIIGAMQ, from the coding sequence ATGGTGAATTTGTCTGAAGTAAACTATGTGGCTGTCCTGATTGCAACGGCAGCGACGATGATCCTCGGTTTTCTGTGGTACTCGCCCGTCCTGTTCGGCAATGCATGGGCAAAGCTGCGCAATCTGAAAATGGAGGAGATGTCGGGCGGAGGGGCGATGACGTATGTGTTGACCGCGTTAACGGCTTTGGGCGGCGCATTCGTACTGGCGCTGCTGCTCACGATCGGCGAGAAAACGACGCTTGTGTCCGGTTTAACCGTCGGGCTGCTGATCGGCGTCAGCATTTCGCTTAAAATCGGCATGAACTACTTATTCGAAAATGCCAAGCTCCCCCTCTATCTGATCACGATTGGGTATCATCTCGTTTCATACATTGCAGCCGGGCTCATTATCGGCGCGATGCAGTAA
- a CDS encoding nucleotidyltransferase domain-containing protein — translation MPLNAHYDFINRAKEKFSRDGRFVALLAGGSMITNTMDEFSDLDFVAVYRPEEREAVMNERLLIAQELGGLLSAFTGDHVGEPRLIICLYGPPLLHVDMKFVMPQELEERVEDPLILWEQGRVVSDIIGRTSSSFPYPDPQWIEDRFWVWVHYGAAKLGRGELFELIDHLTFIRGTVLGPLLLIRSGQLPRGVRKLEQYAGPHLDELIETVPLPDRESCYRALKATVHLYRQLREASSELLLRKEAEAAAVAYLDSILSS, via the coding sequence ATGCCGCTGAATGCGCATTATGACTTCATTAATCGCGCTAAGGAAAAATTTAGCCGGGACGGCCGCTTTGTCGCTCTGCTTGCAGGCGGCTCCATGATCACAAACACGATGGATGAGTTCAGCGATCTGGACTTCGTCGCCGTTTATCGTCCCGAGGAGCGGGAGGCTGTTATGAATGAACGGCTCCTTATTGCACAAGAGCTGGGCGGTCTGCTCTCGGCCTTTACCGGCGACCACGTCGGCGAACCGCGCTTGATCATCTGTTTGTACGGCCCGCCTCTGCTTCATGTCGACATGAAATTCGTCATGCCTCAAGAGCTCGAAGAACGGGTCGAAGATCCGCTTATTCTTTGGGAACAAGGAAGGGTAGTCAGCGACATTATCGGACGAACCTCAAGCTCGTTTCCATATCCGGATCCGCAATGGATCGAGGACCGGTTTTGGGTATGGGTCCATTACGGCGCGGCAAAGCTTGGCCGGGGCGAGTTGTTCGAGCTGATCGACCACCTTACGTTTATACGCGGCACCGTCCTCGGTCCCCTGCTCTTGATCCGCAGCGGCCAGCTTCCAAGAGGCGTCCGCAAGCTGGAACAGTATGCAGGGCCGCATCTCGACGAACTGATTGAAACCGTGCCGCTTCCTGATCGTGAAAGCTGTTACCGTGCATTGAAAGCAACGGTTCATCTGTATCGGCAGCTGCGTGAAGCGTCTTCGGAGCTGCTCCTCCGCAAAGAGGCGGAAGCGGCCGCTGTCGCCTACCTGGATTCGATTCTCTCATCTTGA
- a CDS encoding zinc ribbon domain-containing protein has product MSEVYKNCQSCGMPMSRDEKGGGTEADGSKSAMYCSHCYEGGRFTLPDITVEQMKERVKGKMAEFGFPRFIGGLFTRNIPKLERWSSKQR; this is encoded by the coding sequence ATGAGCGAGGTCTACAAAAACTGTCAAAGCTGCGGAATGCCGATGTCGAGAGATGAGAAGGGCGGCGGAACCGAAGCGGACGGCTCGAAGAGCGCGATGTATTGCAGCCACTGCTATGAGGGCGGACGCTTTACGCTGCCGGACATTACGGTGGAGCAGATGAAGGAGCGGGTGAAGGGCAAGATGGCCGAATTCGGCTTTCCGCGGTTTATCGGCGGATTGTTCACGCGCAATATTCCGAAACTGGAGCGGTGGAGCAGCAAGCAGCGGTAA
- a CDS encoding DUF1003 domain-containing protein, whose product MDNETPSIGNYGDKVSRLVDEYERQVLALIDKEYERKTTRADKVADKVAEFGGSWTFITVFSLFLGSWMLINTLQLTKIIHFDEPPFILLNLILSFTAAFQAPIIMMSQNRQAKRDRREAIIDYSINYKAELEIDDMQGHLHRIEDDFAAFRKEVAGEMSEIKQLLLQRSQRRL is encoded by the coding sequence ATGGACAACGAAACGCCTTCCATTGGCAACTACGGCGATAAAGTATCGCGTTTGGTTGACGAGTACGAGCGGCAGGTGCTGGCACTGATCGACAAGGAATACGAGCGCAAAACAACAAGAGCCGATAAGGTCGCGGACAAGGTTGCTGAATTTGGGGGAAGCTGGACCTTTATTACGGTGTTTAGTTTATTTCTCGGTTCTTGGATGCTCATTAATACGCTTCAGCTGACGAAGATTATTCATTTTGACGAACCGCCTTTTATTCTACTAAATTTGATTTTGTCGTTCACTGCGGCGTTTCAAGCGCCGATCATTATGATGAGCCAGAACCGGCAGGCGAAGCGGGACCGGCGAGAAGCGATTATTGACTATTCGATCAACTATAAAGCGGAATTGGAAATCGACGATATGCAGGGGCATCTGCATCGGATCGAAGACGACTTTGCCGCTTTCCGCAAAGAGGTTGCCGGCGAGATGAGCGAGATCAAGCAGCTGCTGCTTCAGCGGTCGCAAAGACGGCTGTAA
- a CDS encoding cold-shock protein: MQTGTVKWFNAEKGFGFIEVEGGNDVFVHFSAIVGEGFKSLDEGQQVEFNVVEGNRGPQAENVVKL, translated from the coding sequence ATGCAAACAGGAACAGTTAAATGGTTTAACGCAGAGAAAGGCTTCGGTTTTATCGAAGTTGAAGGCGGCAACGACGTATTCGTGCATTTCAGCGCGATTGTCGGCGAAGGCTTCAAATCGTTGGACGAAGGCCAACAAGTCGAGTTTAACGTCGTAGAAGGCAACCGCGGACCGCAAGCGGAAAACGTTGTAAAACTGTAA
- a CDS encoding cold-shock protein, with amino-acid sequence MYTSRKKPEEDIPEEITVIWSCANPQCKCWMRDNFSLSVQPSCPQCQSAMVKGEKKLTVLSNTSYSHTKV; translated from the coding sequence ATGTACACTTCACGCAAAAAGCCGGAAGAGGACATTCCAGAGGAAATAACAGTGATTTGGTCATGTGCGAATCCGCAGTGTAAATGTTGGATGAGGGATAATTTTTCGCTTTCCGTCCAGCCCTCATGCCCCCAATGTCAATCCGCGATGGTGAAAGGTGAAAAAAAACTGACCGTACTTAGCAACACCAGCTACAGTCATACGAAAGTGTAA
- a CDS encoding HAD family hydrolase, translating to MTIDSSSGKTAVFFDMDDTLYDQLDPFRLAVQSYLKSTGGEHDFSDFADLFKRVRAHSDALWDVYTAGAMTLDEMRIQRVSRAFEELGIPIGAEEASLIQYNYETEQGRIRLDEGAPEYFRLLQQRGYVTGLITNGPVKHQTFKIRALGVDAIFPENRIFISDAVGYTKPDPRIFQYVNEVTGTKPEQSYYVGDSWRNDVAGAAAAGWKMIWLNRRQAAPSPEFKPYRIIGSLSELFDFFPGSGD from the coding sequence ATGACGATCGACAGTTCAAGCGGGAAAACCGCTGTTTTTTTCGATATGGACGACACGCTTTACGATCAGCTGGACCCGTTCCGGCTCGCGGTTCAGAGCTACCTGAAGAGTACGGGGGGCGAACATGATTTCAGCGACTTCGCGGATTTGTTCAAGCGGGTCCGCGCGCACAGCGACGCGCTGTGGGACGTTTATACGGCGGGCGCGATGACGCTCGACGAAATGCGGATTCAGCGGGTATCGCGCGCATTCGAGGAACTGGGCATTCCGATCGGCGCGGAGGAAGCGTCACTGATCCAGTACAATTACGAGACGGAGCAGGGGCGGATCCGGCTGGACGAAGGAGCGCCCGAGTATTTCAGGCTCCTGCAGCAGCGGGGCTATGTGACCGGCCTTATCACGAACGGCCCGGTGAAGCACCAGACGTTCAAGATCCGGGCGCTCGGCGTCGATGCCATTTTTCCGGAGAACCGGATATTCATTTCCGATGCCGTCGGCTATACGAAGCCCGATCCGCGCATCTTTCAATATGTGAACGAGGTTACCGGGACGAAGCCGGAGCAGTCGTACTACGTCGGGGATTCCTGGCGAAACGATGTGGCGGGCGCAGCCGCCGCCGGCTGGAAGATGATTTGGCTTAATCGGCGCCAAGCCGCGCCTTCGCCCGAGTTCAAGCCGTACCGAATCATCGGTTCGCTGAGCGAGCTGTTTGACTTTTTTCCGGGTTCGGGGGACTGA
- a CDS encoding PLP-dependent aminotransferase family protein, whose translation MKKYHSILSDLEYKIMDGKYNPGQKLPSVRTAAELYGCSVSTIVRAYAELEKRHEIYSIPQSGFFVVEKQEDWRHNTDCETIDFASASPDLNVFPYLDFQHCLNKAIDRYKYQLFTYGDPQGLKSLRQTLVSHLAGDQVFTKAEQIIITSGIQHALEILAEMPFPNRKRAVMVEQPSYDLYLRFLEAKGIPVSGIARTATGVDLRELEEKFKSGAIKFFYTMSRYQNPLGTSYRAEERKAIADLAGKYDVYVVEDDYMADLGAERRFDPIYAYNRTSHVIYLKSFSKIIFPGLRLGAAVMPERLLETFYAYKRNYDTSLLSQAALEVYIKNGMYERHKHKICSRYAERIRAVNEAVNRYNEAGLIEVSRVDSGVYMQFKLPRTVNMERLLKRLAARKVSVVSGKPFYLTDYLEREKFLRISISRAQPEQIDEGVKAIVEEVKRGSRW comes from the coding sequence GTGAAAAAATACCATTCCATTCTGTCCGATCTGGAGTACAAAATCATGGATGGGAAATACAATCCCGGCCAAAAGCTGCCTTCCGTTCGCACGGCCGCGGAGCTGTACGGATGCAGCGTCAGTACGATTGTACGGGCATACGCAGAACTGGAGAAGCGCCACGAAATCTATTCGATCCCCCAAAGCGGCTTTTTCGTGGTCGAGAAGCAAGAAGATTGGCGTCACAACACAGATTGCGAAACGATAGATTTTGCTTCGGCGTCGCCGGATTTGAACGTGTTTCCTTATTTGGATTTCCAGCATTGCCTAAACAAAGCGATCGACAGATACAAGTATCAGTTGTTTACATACGGCGATCCGCAAGGGCTGAAGAGCCTGCGCCAAACGCTCGTTTCTCATCTGGCAGGCGATCAAGTATTTACCAAAGCGGAGCAGATCATCATCACCTCGGGTATCCAGCATGCGCTGGAAATTTTGGCGGAAATGCCGTTTCCAAACAGGAAAAGGGCGGTGATGGTTGAACAGCCGAGCTACGATCTTTATTTGCGTTTTCTGGAGGCGAAAGGCATACCGGTTTCCGGAATTGCCCGTACGGCGACAGGTGTTGATTTGCGGGAATTGGAAGAGAAATTCAAAAGCGGAGCAATCAAATTTTTTTATACAATGTCAAGGTATCAAAATCCGCTTGGAACCTCGTATCGTGCAGAAGAGAGGAAAGCGATCGCCGATTTGGCCGGCAAATACGACGTGTACGTTGTGGAAGACGATTACATGGCCGATTTGGGTGCAGAGCGGCGTTTCGACCCCATCTACGCTTACAATAGAACCTCGCACGTCATTTATTTGAAAAGCTTCTCGAAAATCATTTTCCCGGGTTTGAGGCTGGGGGCCGCCGTTATGCCGGAGCGGCTGCTGGAGACATTCTACGCCTATAAAAGAAATTACGATACTTCGTTGTTGTCTCAAGCCGCGCTCGAAGTGTACATCAAAAACGGAATGTACGAGCGGCACAAGCACAAAATATGCAGCCGGTACGCGGAACGGATTCGAGCGGTGAATGAAGCGGTGAATCGGTACAACGAAGCGGGGCTAATTGAAGTTTCGCGCGTCGATTCGGGCGTTTACATGCAGTTCAAGCTGCCGCGAACGGTCAATATGGAGCGGCTCCTCAAGCGGCTTGCAGCAAGGAAAGTCAGCGTCGTGTCCGGTAAACCATTTTATTTGACGGATTACCTGGAAAGAGAAAAGTTTTTGCGGATCAGCATTTCACGGGCGCAGCCGGAGCAGATTGATGAGGGGGTCAAGGCAATTGTCGAAGAAGTGAAACGGGGGAGCAGATGGTAG
- a CDS encoding DMT family transporter, translating into MNRKGLKLAYLLAVLNAAIIGLSFLFTKKALGYAHPLDTLTYRFAASFAVMSIPVALGWIKLKYRGKPLYKALLLAAMYPLGFFTFQAFGLQAATSAEGGIMYAFTPVVTMVFASVFLKEATTVLQKLSISLSVFGVVFIFLMMGESIDLSNMKGIFLLFLTCLAFAGYSVLARSLTKEFSPAEIGYFTIALGFAAFLIVSLTGHAVSGTLDRFFAPIASGTFLVSIFYLGVMSSLFTTLTANYILSKMEASKMSVFTNLSTVVSMAAGAMFLGEEMTVYHLIGSVLIIAGVVGTNRFGRTGTSSASGRWKVNKRIEEGK; encoded by the coding sequence ATGAACCGAAAAGGGCTGAAGCTTGCTTATTTGCTTGCCGTGCTGAACGCGGCGATCATCGGATTATCGTTTTTGTTTACCAAAAAGGCGCTTGGATATGCCCATCCGCTCGACACGCTTACGTACCGTTTTGCCGCTTCGTTTGCCGTCATGTCGATCCCGGTGGCGCTGGGATGGATCAAATTGAAGTACCGCGGCAAGCCGCTTTATAAAGCGCTGCTGCTCGCCGCCATGTACCCGCTTGGCTTTTTCACGTTTCAAGCGTTTGGGCTGCAGGCCGCCACCTCTGCGGAGGGAGGCATAATGTACGCATTCACTCCGGTCGTCACGATGGTGTTTGCCTCCGTATTTTTGAAAGAAGCGACAACCGTCTTGCAGAAGCTGTCGATTTCCTTGTCGGTGTTCGGCGTTGTGTTTATCTTTCTCATGATGGGGGAGAGCATCGATTTATCGAACATGAAGGGGATCTTCCTGCTGTTTTTGACTTGCCTGGCTTTTGCCGGATACAGCGTTTTGGCCCGCTCGCTTACGAAAGAGTTCAGCCCGGCAGAAATCGGTTATTTCACGATCGCACTCGGTTTCGCAGCTTTTCTCATCGTTTCTTTGACCGGCCATGCGGTTTCGGGGACGCTCGACCGCTTCTTCGCACCGATCGCGAGCGGCACCTTTCTCGTGTCGATCTTCTATCTGGGCGTGATGTCCTCACTCTTCACAACATTGACGGCAAACTACATCTTGAGCAAAATGGAAGCTTCGAAAATGAGCGTATTCACCAATCTGTCGACCGTCGTCTCCATGGCGGCCGGAGCCATGTTTCTCGGGGAAGAAATGACAGTCTATCATTTGATCGGCTCTGTGCTGATTATAGCGGGGGTTGTTGGAACGAATCGTTTTGGCCGAACGGGTACATCTTCAGCGTCTGGCAGATGGAAAGTAAACAAACGGATCGAAGAGGGGAAATGA
- a CDS encoding sugar ABC transporter ATP-binding protein has translation MTPILEAKGIWKSFAGQSVLRGVDLTVDSGEIVALMGQNGAGKSTLIKVLSGAETADQGEIWMNGKKVHLTSPSSAKNAGICTIYQELSLVPQLTVTENVFLGRLITKKGSVQWDEMDKTVRKIIQTLHIDLDPGKLVSDLSIAEQQLIEIARALAFRYSIIIFDEPTAAITAKEARRLFAIMRSLKEQGVGMIYISHRLDEIGEIADRVTVLRDGQAVFDGPATTNGNTLVSHMIGHQVNREASTGRSPGKELLKVDRLTASAHERIDFQDISFSVRAGEIVGIAGVVGCGALKIARALFGIHPINSGSIRLDEVDFDPKNPGNAVTRGIAFISEDRKLESIIQGKSIRDNISITILNAITKLGMVKSSAEKDSADKLLDRLKIRPSDPLYPADKLSGGNQQKVALAKWLCRGSKMFIVCEPTRGMDVQAREDVYKILDVLSSQGAGVLVISSDFQEVAGVCDRALVMRDGRIVGELPQRSMTEQSLLQLALGAEYAEESVS, from the coding sequence ATGACGCCTATTTTGGAAGCCAAGGGGATTTGGAAGTCTTTTGCAGGTCAGAGCGTGCTGAGAGGAGTTGATTTGACGGTTGACTCCGGCGAGATTGTCGCCTTGATGGGTCAAAATGGGGCAGGCAAATCGACGTTGATTAAAGTTTTGAGCGGCGCTGAAACGGCTGACCAGGGAGAAATATGGATGAATGGGAAGAAGGTCCATTTGACTTCGCCGTCCTCGGCCAAGAATGCTGGAATATGCACGATTTACCAAGAGTTGAGTCTGGTCCCGCAGCTAACCGTTACAGAGAATGTATTTCTCGGCCGCCTGATCACAAAGAAAGGAAGCGTGCAGTGGGATGAAATGGACAAGACTGTCCGTAAAATCATCCAAACCTTACACATCGATTTGGATCCCGGAAAGCTTGTTTCCGATTTAAGCATAGCGGAACAACAATTGATCGAAATCGCCCGTGCGCTTGCCTTCCGCTATTCGATCATCATTTTTGACGAGCCTACGGCTGCGATTACGGCCAAAGAAGCCCGGAGGTTGTTTGCGATTATGCGTTCGTTAAAGGAACAAGGAGTAGGCATGATTTATATCTCTCATCGTTTGGATGAAATTGGCGAAATCGCCGATCGCGTAACGGTACTTCGCGACGGACAGGCGGTTTTCGACGGGCCGGCAACGACAAACGGAAATACTCTCGTCAGCCATATGATCGGGCATCAGGTGAATCGGGAAGCGAGTACTGGCCGCAGTCCCGGAAAAGAGCTGTTGAAGGTGGATCGGCTAACAGCTTCGGCGCATGAAAGGATTGATTTTCAAGATATTTCATTTTCGGTGCGGGCCGGTGAAATTGTGGGGATCGCGGGCGTTGTGGGTTGCGGGGCATTAAAGATCGCCCGGGCATTGTTTGGAATACATCCCATAAACAGCGGCAGTATCCGTCTTGATGAAGTCGATTTTGATCCCAAAAACCCCGGGAATGCCGTGACAAGAGGAATAGCGTTTATTTCCGAAGACAGAAAGCTTGAGAGCATTATTCAAGGAAAAAGCATTCGGGATAACATATCCATCACGATATTAAACGCGATAACGAAGCTGGGAATGGTGAAGAGCAGCGCAGAAAAAGATTCGGCCGACAAGCTGCTGGACAGGCTGAAAATCAGGCCCTCCGATCCGCTTTATCCAGCGGACAAGCTCAGTGGAGGAAATCAGCAAAAAGTGGCCTTGGCCAAATGGCTCTGCCGCGGTTCAAAGATGTTTATCGTTTGTGAGCCGACCCGGGGCATGGATGTACAGGCGAGGGAAGATGTGTACAAAATTCTTGATGTTCTTAGCAGCCAGGGGGCTGGGGTTCTCGTTATTTCATCCGATTTTCAAGAGGTGGCCGGCGTATGCGATCGCGCTCTTGTCATGAGAGATGGCCGAATCGTCGGGGAATTGCCACAACGCTCCATGACGGAACAATCATTGCTTCAACTTGCATTGGGAGCGGAATATGCGGAGGAGAGCGTTTCGTGA
- a CDS encoding ABC transporter permease, which yields MNKYINLWILIGVCAISALVEPRFLGPTNLINISNVASILLIAALAQMLIILLGEIDLSMGSVVALVSMVTVMTANQFGIWYGFLAGIAAGGIAGLLNGFITSLGVPSFITTVAALTYMAGIARYISGGIPVESKDPASGLLGSTYVGPIPLTVLIAACLLGLIYAVTKFSQFGRVVYFIGSNKRATLLSGVNISRSILLTFTVSGTLTGLAGIILASRVHSGQPELFPTLAFEAIGAIALGGIPLTGGRGSVWQVLSGVIIYSVIKNALTLANFSSQVQQVILGLILILAVTVSMYSSKRTKLGVIGA from the coding sequence GTGAATAAATATATTAATTTATGGATTTTAATCGGCGTATGTGCCATTAGCGCTCTGGTAGAGCCGCGATTTCTCGGACCTACAAATCTGATTAACATATCGAACGTGGCTTCCATTTTGTTGATTGCGGCTTTAGCTCAAATGCTGATTATTTTACTGGGCGAAATCGATCTTTCCATGGGGTCTGTCGTTGCGTTGGTATCCATGGTGACGGTTATGACAGCCAATCAATTCGGAATATGGTACGGGTTTCTGGCGGGTATTGCGGCCGGAGGCATTGCAGGACTGCTGAACGGTTTCATTACTTCCCTGGGGGTACCCTCTTTTATCACTACTGTAGCGGCGCTAACGTATATGGCTGGAATCGCCCGTTACATCAGCGGCGGAATACCGGTCGAATCCAAGGACCCCGCATCTGGCTTGCTCGGCTCAACCTATGTCGGTCCGATTCCGCTTACCGTTCTTATTGCGGCATGTCTTTTAGGGTTAATTTATGCAGTTACCAAATTTTCGCAGTTTGGAAGAGTCGTCTACTTTATCGGCTCGAACAAAAGGGCCACATTGTTATCAGGCGTTAACATCTCCCGCTCCATTCTCCTCACTTTTACCGTTTCCGGGACGTTAACGGGCCTTGCAGGTATCATCCTTGCATCCCGCGTCCATTCCGGTCAACCCGAATTGTTCCCTACTCTCGCATTTGAAGCGATCGGCGCGATTGCTCTTGGAGGCATTCCTTTGACCGGCGGACGCGGAAGTGTTTGGCAAGTATTGTCCGGTGTCATCATTTACAGCGTCATTAAGAATGCATTAACGCTGGCGAACTTCTCGAGTCAGGTGCAGCAAGTTATTCTTGGTCTCATTCTGATTCTGGCCGTTACCGTCAGCATGTACTCAAGCAAGCGGACAAAGCTGGGGGTGATCGGCGCATGA